The following are encoded in a window of Haloarcula laminariae genomic DNA:
- a CDS encoding DUF4330 domain-containing protein, which translates to MDPHESLDRLIDEEGTFLGVVNVFDALVILIVIVAGIAGVALMSDQVGTPPESATVHVTLNLDTQPTYIAAAINEGDSYSPTENSNLTVTGVRVAPADTGTHVVVGAELSGVTRNDQFRYEDDPIRLGQEITIRTQTYKATGNVTEFSREPTLGANRTTVVVRERMVPREAEEIATGDEIAVAGRTIGSVSAVAVYPTNNASERVVLVESELPTHMQRDDRYFGDMQVSRGQNLRFSTTTTVIDGRIERVGTGLDRASRTNRTVRLVATGVSEETAAVVRPGLTERTNGRTTAYVTDIAITPSQVVATTANGTVITGDHPTRRDLTLTTELQVSETATGPRFRGERLQHGSTVVLDLETVTVETTVVGLSE; encoded by the coding sequence ATGGACCCGCATGAGTCCCTCGATAGGCTCATCGACGAAGAGGGGACCTTCCTCGGGGTTGTCAATGTCTTCGACGCACTTGTCATACTCATCGTTATCGTAGCCGGCATCGCAGGTGTCGCGCTTATGAGCGACCAGGTGGGGACTCCGCCGGAGAGTGCTACGGTTCACGTCACGCTCAATCTCGACACGCAGCCGACCTACATCGCGGCCGCTATCAATGAGGGTGACAGTTACAGCCCGACCGAGAACTCGAATCTCACTGTCACCGGCGTCCGCGTCGCTCCAGCAGATACCGGAACACACGTTGTCGTCGGGGCCGAGCTCAGCGGTGTCACCCGCAACGACCAGTTCCGGTACGAGGACGACCCAATCCGCCTCGGGCAGGAGATAACCATCAGAACCCAGACATACAAGGCGACCGGAAACGTCACCGAGTTCAGTCGGGAACCCACACTGGGCGCAAACCGTACGACTGTCGTCGTCCGGGAACGGATGGTACCGCGAGAGGCCGAAGAGATCGCGACGGGTGATGAGATAGCTGTCGCTGGTCGAACCATCGGTTCAGTCTCGGCCGTCGCCGTCTACCCCACGAATAACGCGAGCGAACGGGTCGTACTCGTGGAGTCCGAGCTCCCGACTCACATGCAGCGAGATGACCGATACTTCGGCGACATGCAGGTCAGCAGGGGACAGAACCTGCGGTTCTCGACGACAACCACAGTCATTGACGGCCGAATCGAGCGGGTCGGTACGGGGCTGGACCGTGCGTCACGGACCAACCGGACGGTTCGACTGGTGGCGACGGGCGTCTCCGAAGAGACTGCAGCGGTCGTCCGGCCCGGACTGACCGAGCGAACCAACGGTCGGACGACCGCCTACGTGACAGACATCGCCATAACACCCTCACAGGTCGTCGCGACGACCGCAAACGGGACCGTCATCACCGGCGACCACCCGACCCGACGCGACCTCACGCTGACGACCGAACTACAGGTAAGCGAGACGGCGACCGGCCCGCGGTTCAGAGGGGAACGACTACAGCACGGGTCGACAGTCGTCCTCGACCTTGAGACGGTGACCGTAGAGACGACTGTCGTCGGGCTGTCGGAGTGA
- a CDS encoding sugar transferase — protein MQTGWQYRGVAVLGSTLLVTAAVALANTPPIQLLLTAVPPLNNLQSTTLTNDDLLDQAAITVTITLVILWPLYKPRPRRILDTISLTQRRLFLTAAVLATIGYFDWSSRLPRTTLVGTVLLLGVALPLWFVSIRRQPNNSERAIIVGDNTELIERLYASVGMPILGLVAPSSVLAVEKQRHIADGGVTIDHSAGISHLGGLSRLDDVLIEHDIDTVLLAFEEPDRREFFGALSTCFEHGIQAKVHRDHADSVLVANATGGELVDTNIEPWDWQDYVVKRAFDIAFSVTGFICLTPVVALITVAVKLDSPGPLLYSQTRTAAFGETFTVYKFRSMVTDAESETGATISREDTGGTDPRVTRVGRILRRTHLDEIPQLWAVLTGDMSVVGPRPERPEIDTDIEANVDEWRSRWFVKPGLTGMAQINGVTGSQPAQKVRYDIQYIRKRSFWFDTKIVLRQLYNVFQDTVELVRRSP, from the coding sequence ATGCAGACAGGCTGGCAGTACCGTGGTGTGGCCGTTCTCGGATCCACACTACTGGTCACTGCAGCGGTTGCCCTCGCGAATACGCCACCCATCCAGCTGTTGCTGACCGCAGTCCCACCGCTCAACAACCTCCAGTCAACGACTTTGACCAACGACGATCTCTTGGACCAGGCAGCCATCACAGTCACCATCACGCTTGTCATCCTGTGGCCTCTGTATAAACCCCGTCCGCGACGAATTCTGGACACGATATCGTTGACTCAACGACGTCTGTTTCTCACCGCTGCCGTTCTCGCGACCATCGGCTACTTCGACTGGTCCTCGCGGCTCCCCCGAACGACACTTGTCGGAACGGTACTGCTTCTGGGCGTTGCGCTCCCGCTATGGTTCGTCAGTATCCGGCGACAGCCCAACAACTCCGAGCGAGCCATTATCGTGGGCGACAACACGGAGCTTATCGAAAGACTCTATGCGAGTGTCGGCATGCCGATACTGGGTCTGGTCGCCCCGTCGAGCGTCCTCGCTGTGGAGAAACAGCGACATATCGCCGACGGCGGCGTGACCATCGACCACTCCGCCGGGATCTCACATCTCGGTGGACTCTCACGGCTCGATGACGTGCTAATCGAGCACGACATCGACACTGTGTTACTCGCATTCGAAGAGCCTGACCGGCGTGAGTTCTTCGGCGCGCTCTCCACCTGTTTCGAGCACGGAATTCAGGCGAAAGTCCACCGGGACCACGCAGACAGCGTGCTCGTCGCGAACGCCACAGGAGGTGAGCTGGTCGATACAAATATTGAACCGTGGGACTGGCAGGATTACGTCGTCAAGCGGGCGTTCGACATCGCGTTCTCGGTCACTGGATTCATCTGTCTGACGCCAGTCGTCGCCCTCATCACTGTGGCGGTCAAGCTAGACTCCCCTGGGCCGCTGCTGTACAGCCAGACACGCACTGCCGCGTTCGGAGAGACGTTCACCGTCTACAAGTTCCGCAGTATGGTCACAGATGCTGAATCGGAGACGGGTGCGACAATCAGCCGCGAGGACACCGGCGGTACTGACCCACGAGTGACGCGGGTCGGACGGATACTCCGACGGACGCACCTCGACGAGATACCGCAGCTTTGGGCCGTCCTGACGGGCGATATGAGCGTCGTCGGTCCCCGACCAGAGCGTCCCGAAATCGACACTGACATCGAGGCGAACGTCGATGAGTGGCGGAGTCGCTGGTTCGTGAAACCCGGACTGACCGGGATGGCCCAGATAAATGGCGTAACGGGGAGCCAGCCGGCCCAGAAGGTCCGGTACGACATCCAGTACATCCGCAAGCGCTCGTTCTGGTTCGACACCAAAATAGTCCTGCGACAGCTCTACAACGTCTTTCAGGATACGGTCGAGTTAGTTCGAAGGTCCCCATGA
- a CDS encoding glycosyltransferase family 4 protein, translated as MSADRILQVITRSDWGGAQRVVESLSRRLDGVTDVACGPGGRLIDRLTDSDVTVHLQPHLQSRPQPSDLLAYRDLRHLLEDGDFDIVHSHSTKAGVLARTAAARAGVPSVFTVHGWGFYNTEYSVLRPLVVRGERRLARHTDRIVCVSENDRRQGRAHGILSPKAGTVIHNGIQPHGGTPDRARLREEFGINSGMPIVGAVARLAEQKNPLKILRTACQLRDRGHEFATVLIGSGPLSSDCQSFVEDHGMENTFLPGFREDALELLPAFDVFLLPSRFEGLPLTVLESLHAGVPVVAYDVGGVAEAIDDGVTGMVVSSGGGRFADAVETLLGRPEWRRHMGRRAQQVAGARFTEDRMVARYGDLYRSLAD; from the coding sequence ATGAGCGCAGACCGCATCCTACAGGTCATCACGCGCTCAGACTGGGGCGGTGCCCAGCGAGTTGTCGAATCGCTGTCCAGGCGGCTCGACGGCGTGACCGACGTCGCCTGTGGCCCGGGTGGCCGCCTGATCGACCGGCTCACCGACTCAGACGTGACCGTCCACCTGCAGCCACATCTCCAGAGTAGACCACAGCCCTCGGATCTGCTGGCTTATCGTGACCTCCGTCATCTCCTCGAGGACGGGGATTTCGATATTGTTCACAGCCACAGCACCAAAGCGGGAGTTCTCGCACGGACTGCAGCAGCCCGCGCCGGGGTCCCGAGCGTCTTTACCGTCCACGGATGGGGGTTCTACAACACCGAATACAGTGTGCTTCGACCGCTCGTCGTTCGCGGTGAGCGACGGCTCGCCCGACACACGGACCGAATCGTCTGCGTGTCAGAGAACGATCGCCGGCAGGGTCGAGCACACGGGATTCTGTCCCCCAAGGCAGGGACAGTAATCCACAACGGCATCCAGCCACACGGAGGAACACCGGACAGGGCACGGCTCCGGGAGGAGTTCGGTATCAACTCCGGGATGCCCATAGTCGGGGCGGTCGCGCGGCTCGCGGAACAAAAGAACCCCCTCAAGATACTTCGCACTGCATGTCAACTCCGGGACCGCGGACACGAGTTCGCAACGGTCCTAATCGGCAGCGGTCCGCTTTCTTCGGACTGCCAGTCCTTCGTCGAGGACCACGGCATGGAGAACACCTTCCTTCCGGGATTCCGGGAGGACGCGCTCGAGCTATTGCCGGCATTTGACGTGTTCCTCCTCCCGTCTCGGTTCGAGGGGCTCCCACTGACTGTTCTAGAGTCTCTCCACGCTGGCGTCCCTGTCGTCGCTTACGACGTGGGCGGAGTTGCCGAGGCTATCGACGACGGGGTGACCGGGATGGTCGTCTCGTCAGGAGGGGGGCGGTTCGCCGATGCTGTCGAGACACTGCTGGGACGCCCCGAGTGGCGACGGCACATGGGCAGACGGGCACAGCAGGTAGCGGGTGCGCGCTTTACCGAAGACCGAATGGTCGCCCGATACGGGGACCTCTATCGGTCTCTCGCCGACTGA
- a CDS encoding alkaline phosphatase family protein codes for MTDSRVLCIGLDAACFEQLSPLIEAGELEHLPALFDRGTAGTLTTTTPPWTPSAWQSITTGTTPWTHGIYDFYDYTGTAPHLVSATDLQVPYLWEYLDAAGHKSIVVNVPVTHPVHQISGSIVPGYLAPESAEVLIDGEVSDQSTLNDTYRIYARDRTDRTARIDENERLIRSRVAAAETLAGRHDWSFMMVQFQRTDSIFHTMGHDEEAVRRVYQTVDEAVGTLLELVGDETTVLVVSDHGIHEYDGIFRCNTWLRDRGWVQTSGDAERYSWGETTKPTATDETGSTAVSHRLVGAGLSVFQRLGLTPQRTERALRFVGLADPVRKRLPDELLIDSMAHVDWGASQAYCRSVSSLGIRCNVEGREPDGVVPSADFDGVRTQLIEALRAVRGPDGTAVFEDVYDRHERHGSDVANEASAPDIVVCPTEMRWKVTDVVREPMFDATTEFSHTYDGLFAAAGPSIVTDAPGNVHATDIAPTILALFGHRPAPVMEGEVPAELLSVNEASLHPAPTPGARYYPSDTDTEPSAAVTDRLSEMGYLE; via the coding sequence ATGACAGATTCACGCGTCCTCTGTATCGGCCTGGATGCCGCCTGCTTCGAGCAGCTCTCACCACTCATCGAGGCCGGTGAACTGGAACATCTCCCCGCGCTGTTCGACCGGGGGACAGCGGGGACGCTGACGACAACAACGCCGCCGTGGACGCCGTCGGCGTGGCAGTCTATCACGACAGGTACCACGCCCTGGACCCACGGCATCTACGACTTCTACGACTACACCGGGACAGCGCCCCACCTCGTCAGTGCAACCGACCTCCAAGTGCCGTACCTCTGGGAATATCTCGACGCCGCGGGCCACAAATCGATTGTGGTCAACGTACCGGTGACCCATCCGGTCCACCAGATATCTGGGAGTATCGTCCCCGGGTATCTCGCCCCCGAAAGTGCCGAGGTACTAATCGACGGCGAGGTGTCCGACCAATCGACACTCAACGACACCTACCGAATCTACGCCCGCGACCGGACCGACAGAACGGCGAGAATCGACGAAAACGAGCGGCTGATACGCTCGCGGGTCGCAGCCGCCGAGACACTAGCCGGTCGCCACGACTGGTCGTTCATGATGGTTCAGTTCCAGCGGACCGACTCGATTTTCCACACGATGGGCCACGACGAGGAGGCAGTACGCCGGGTCTATCAGACGGTCGACGAGGCCGTCGGCACTCTGCTGGAGTTGGTCGGAGACGAGACGACGGTACTCGTCGTGTCTGATCACGGAATCCACGAGTACGACGGAATATTCCGCTGTAACACGTGGCTCCGAGACCGAGGATGGGTGCAAACGTCGGGTGATGCCGAACGGTACTCGTGGGGAGAGACTACCAAACCTACCGCAACCGACGAGACGGGTTCGACGGCCGTCTCTCATCGGCTTGTCGGGGCTGGGCTCTCGGTGTTCCAGCGACTGGGTCTCACGCCACAGCGGACGGAGCGTGCACTGCGGTTCGTCGGGCTGGCCGATCCGGTCCGAAAGCGGCTCCCCGATGAACTGCTGATTGACTCGATGGCGCACGTCGACTGGGGGGCATCACAGGCCTACTGCCGGTCAGTCTCTTCACTGGGAATCCGCTGTAACGTCGAGGGACGCGAACCAGACGGGGTAGTGCCATCCGCGGACTTCGATGGAGTCAGAACACAGCTCATCGAGGCCCTGCGAGCGGTACGGGGCCCCGACGGGACAGCCGTGTTTGAGGACGTGTACGACAGACACGAGCGCCACGGTAGTGACGTGGCCAACGAGGCGTCCGCACCGGATATCGTCGTCTGTCCGACGGAGATGCGATGGAAAGTGACGGACGTTGTCCGTGAGCCCATGTTCGACGCGACGACGGAGTTCAGCCACACCTACGATGGACTCTTTGCCGCGGCCGGCCCGTCGATAGTGACTGACGCCCCCGGGAACGTACACGCTACAGACATCGCACCAACAATACTGGCACTGTTTGGCCACCGGCCCGCGCCCGTGATGGAAGGGGAGGTACCGGCGGAACTGCTATCCGTTAACGAGGCATCTCTGCATCCGGCGCCAACACCGGGCGCACGGTACTACCCGTCGGACACTGACACCGAACCGTCAGCGGCCGTAACTGACCGGCTCTCAGAGATGGGGTATCTCGAATGA
- a CDS encoding glycosyltransferase family 4 protein, with product MTTFDISTAPGTTEAYYLVQKFAENWDTHVFAPLEGPIESVHRHCLPLASLGAVLMFNTVLTPWFVWLALRRPPDVVIIYKNIFVPALVVRLCTDAVVVYDIRADPYEQAKEFAEFDPQGLLYHAFLRVGRQLHQITLPRADGVVTLSDPLAERLQTDYGVPEEKIGLVPLAADPDAFTPASGNMDRVRIAYVGSLTKYRGLDNVVRALAALKPELRSQVRLDLYGGADKELIDSLEALAPDGPAIEWHGYLDHDELSDEVAACDIAVSPLPPLASFEVSSPAKVYEYLALGLPVVATDITPHRRILDEGCAILVPSRDVDSMTDAFARLVGDEAYRSQLSAGAREQALENTWADRFETLCTHIDCWSSATGRGVAAGN from the coding sequence TTGACGACCTTCGATATCTCTACCGCACCGGGGACCACCGAAGCGTACTATCTAGTCCAGAAGTTCGCCGAAAACTGGGACACTCACGTGTTCGCCCCGCTCGAGGGCCCTATCGAGTCGGTCCACAGGCACTGCCTGCCCCTGGCATCATTGGGCGCGGTCCTCATGTTCAACACAGTGTTGACGCCGTGGTTCGTCTGGCTGGCGCTGCGCCGCCCACCTGATGTCGTCATCATCTACAAAAACATCTTCGTGCCAGCGCTGGTTGTGCGGCTGTGTACCGACGCGGTCGTCGTCTACGACATCCGGGCGGACCCATACGAGCAGGCAAAGGAGTTCGCGGAATTCGACCCGCAAGGCCTGCTCTATCACGCATTTCTCCGCGTTGGGCGACAGCTTCACCAAATCACACTGCCCCGAGCCGACGGCGTCGTGACGCTCAGTGACCCCCTCGCCGAGCGCCTGCAGACTGACTACGGCGTTCCCGAGGAAAAAATCGGACTGGTCCCCCTAGCCGCGGACCCCGACGCGTTCACGCCGGCGTCTGGGAACATGGATAGGGTCCGCATCGCGTACGTCGGGTCGCTGACCAAGTATCGCGGGCTCGACAATGTCGTCCGGGCCCTCGCAGCCCTCAAGCCCGAACTCCGTTCACAGGTGCGACTGGACCTATATGGCGGCGCCGACAAGGAGTTGATCGACTCCCTCGAAGCACTCGCCCCGGACGGTCCCGCGATAGAGTGGCACGGGTACCTGGACCACGACGAACTATCCGACGAGGTGGCCGCATGCGACATCGCAGTGTCACCGCTCCCACCGCTTGCGTCGTTCGAAGTAAGCTCACCCGCGAAGGTGTACGAGTACCTCGCACTCGGGCTGCCGGTCGTCGCTACCGACATCACGCCCCACAGACGGATCCTCGACGAGGGGTGTGCGATTCTGGTCCCGTCGAGAGATGTCGACTCGATGACCGATGCGTTCGCCCGGCTGGTGGGTGATGAGGCGTACCGCTCGCAGCTCTCGGCTGGTGCCCGGGAGCAGGCGCTGGAAAACACTTGGGCGGATCGGTTTGAGACGCTCTGTACACACATCGATTGCTGGTCATCGGCGACCGGACGTGGCGTGGCGGCCGGAAACTGA
- a CDS encoding flippase, protein MSCRPVWATFRLQYRSVCYMPDDSDGFVGLLLGSGVIVFFGWIIDRAVLFGARLILARGFGKVDYGAISLGATMLAMGSTFALLGLHVGVSRYLPRNDSPTFKRGVILSAIQVVLPASLLVGGLTVFFAEPLAVTFLDGAEQAPLLRVFGFGIPFATTVKLAINVVRGQQHSDAKVVIENVAIPVCQFAGIGLAFVGAFGPVAVAWAYTASYVAATVLALYYVRKHTPLFESVGSTRLRRELLSFSLPLLFTSVMFMLLTDIDTMMLGYFDTPTAVAEYNVAYPLSFLLLAVLESFSFLFVPVLSQLHADNQQGRMRSVYQLLTKWVIFLTTPLFLLAVSYSHEIIALTFGEAYVASATALVVLSIGFFFRAVVGPSGSTLTAIGRTSLHVYDTAGVTALNIVLNLLLIPRFSYLGAAVATTVCYVVLNILYASQVYLETGIVPVSRRTLRPLAGLTIVSVAAYAISGVPTALWQYLVLFVGYGVAVLAVIALLGGITDDELVLLENVEERLSLDLTAVKRILE, encoded by the coding sequence TTGTCCTGCCGGCCCGTTTGGGCAACATTTAGGCTACAGTACCGGAGTGTGTGCTATATGCCTGATGATTCCGACGGTTTCGTCGGATTACTGCTGGGAAGCGGGGTGATTGTCTTTTTCGGCTGGATTATCGACCGCGCCGTTCTGTTCGGTGCCCGGTTAATACTCGCTCGCGGGTTCGGCAAGGTCGACTACGGCGCGATTTCGTTGGGTGCTACGATGCTCGCGATGGGGTCGACGTTCGCCCTCCTAGGCCTGCACGTCGGTGTCAGCAGGTATCTCCCTCGTAACGATTCCCCGACGTTCAAAAGAGGCGTCATCCTGTCAGCGATTCAGGTAGTTCTGCCGGCCTCGTTGCTTGTCGGCGGACTGACGGTATTTTTCGCCGAACCGCTCGCAGTTACCTTCCTTGACGGGGCCGAACAGGCACCCCTCCTCCGTGTGTTCGGGTTCGGTATCCCATTTGCGACCACGGTAAAGCTGGCCATCAACGTCGTCAGAGGACAGCAACACAGCGATGCCAAGGTGGTCATCGAAAACGTCGCGATTCCGGTCTGTCAGTTCGCCGGAATCGGACTCGCCTTCGTAGGCGCGTTTGGCCCGGTGGCCGTCGCGTGGGCCTACACCGCATCGTACGTGGCCGCGACGGTCTTGGCACTGTACTACGTGCGAAAGCACACGCCACTGTTCGAGTCGGTCGGCTCGACGCGGCTTCGCCGGGAGTTACTCAGTTTCTCGCTCCCGCTCCTGTTCACCTCTGTAATGTTTATGCTCTTGACAGACATCGATACCATGATGCTCGGGTACTTCGACACGCCCACCGCCGTCGCGGAGTACAACGTCGCGTATCCGCTCTCGTTTCTCCTGCTGGCGGTGCTTGAATCGTTCTCGTTTCTTTTTGTCCCAGTGCTATCACAACTACATGCTGACAATCAGCAAGGACGGATGCGCTCGGTCTATCAGCTTCTGACCAAGTGGGTCATCTTCCTGACGACGCCGCTGTTCCTTTTGGCCGTCAGCTACTCACACGAGATTATCGCGCTTACGTTCGGTGAAGCCTACGTGGCGTCGGCGACCGCACTCGTCGTTTTGTCCATCGGGTTCTTTTTCAGGGCTGTCGTCGGGCCAAGTGGTTCCACCCTGACGGCTATTGGTCGGACGAGCCTGCACGTCTACGACACCGCCGGCGTGACCGCGCTGAACATTGTCCTGAATCTCCTGCTCATCCCACGGTTCTCGTATCTCGGTGCCGCCGTGGCGACGACCGTGTGCTACGTGGTTCTCAACATCCTCTACGCCTCGCAAGTGTACCTCGAAACGGGCATCGTTCCGGTGTCGCGCCGGACGCTCCGTCCACTTGCTGGACTCACGATTGTCTCTGTCGCTGCCTACGCTATCTCTGGCGTTCCGACCGCCCTATGGCAGTATCTCGTGCTGTTTGTCGGGTACGGCGTCGCCGTCCTTGCGGTTATCGCGCTGCTTGGCGGCATCACCGACGACGAACTGGTGTTGCTGGAAAACGTCGAGGAGCGTCTCAGTCTCGACCTGACAGCGGTGAAACGCATTCTGGAGTGA
- a CDS encoding sulfatase-like hydrolase/transferase: protein MVSIHIERYRVLPEQRRFRRIDTARLPSQTGRERRSRAVREWVGDTSWGDDEFLFLNVMESHAPYSPPAAYRIVEVGSGFNSILAAVTDTAVETDVHRQAYHDSVRYLADIHQDIFELLAGDFDYVFTLGDHGELLGEYGEWTHFHGPYPELTNIPLSVYAGTDADESVDVPVSLLDVPATVADFAGVDYPSRGVSLLSDPAGRLLLTESHRLTETVREKLRRLNIPERRRAKLDGHRRGLALPPSYYGYETDDGFTEGGESDTADPQSALSTLVEDLDERRVDEDTEGVPESVRQQLSDLGYA, encoded by the coding sequence GTGGTGTCTATACACATCGAGCGTTATCGAGTGCTTCCGGAGCAACGCCGCTTTCGTCGCATCGATACAGCACGGTTACCGTCTCAAACGGGCCGAGAACGGCGGAGCAGGGCGGTCCGTGAGTGGGTCGGTGACACATCCTGGGGCGACGACGAGTTTCTCTTTTTGAATGTCATGGAGTCCCACGCGCCGTACTCGCCGCCCGCCGCATACCGGATTGTCGAGGTCGGCTCCGGCTTCAACTCGATACTGGCTGCCGTCACCGACACAGCGGTCGAGACCGATGTGCATCGGCAGGCCTACCACGACAGCGTTCGGTATCTCGCGGATATCCACCAAGATATTTTCGAACTCCTAGCAGGTGACTTCGACTATGTGTTCACGCTAGGGGACCACGGCGAACTGCTAGGTGAGTACGGAGAGTGGACACATTTCCACGGCCCCTACCCGGAGCTGACGAATATCCCGCTTTCCGTATACGCCGGTACCGACGCTGACGAGTCGGTTGATGTGCCGGTCAGCCTGCTTGACGTGCCGGCGACAGTCGCCGATTTCGCCGGTGTGGACTACCCTTCGCGGGGCGTCTCGCTGTTGTCCGACCCGGCGGGACGCCTGCTGCTCACCGAGTCCCACAGGCTCACAGAGACCGTTCGTGAGAAACTCCGTCGGCTCAACATCCCCGAGCGTCGGCGTGCAAAGCTGGACGGTCACAGACGCGGCCTGGCACTGCCCCCGTCGTACTACGGCTACGAGACCGACGACGGGTTCACCGAGGGCGGAGAAAGTGATACGGCCGACCCACAGTCGGCCCTGTCGACGCTGGTCGAGGATTTGGACGAACGCCGAGTCGACGAGGATACCGAAGGGGTGCCAGAGAGCGTCCGCCAGCAACTGTCAGACCTGGGGTACGCCTGA
- a CDS encoding glycosyltransferase family 2 protein, producing the protein MPDIALGTTVFKRTEKLARLIESVPDHVDVVYVSDDGDTEERRHLYERDYPFRLEVIDLEYDAGLGRGRHEIVERLTEPYLYIVDSDNQMPTNAEILVDQLKANCDLGGISGLYDEGDALNCGSHDLFDEGSYLVRDLRTTKSPVDVAGQSLYTFDFVPNVALFRAECLRDYSWDPEYVIGMEHLDFYLGHKRQTDWTFATNPRVIFPHDRGGSPAYLTNRTDSEKLRASREYFLRKWDLDGIVNIPNRWLHTYDPDRERTRALKSVFSTVLRTLPPALSVELISLINDHTGYHL; encoded by the coding sequence ATGCCCGACATCGCGCTCGGAACGACTGTGTTCAAGCGAACGGAGAAGCTTGCACGGCTCATCGAATCCGTTCCTGACCACGTCGACGTGGTGTACGTATCGGACGACGGCGACACCGAGGAGCGCCGGCACCTCTACGAGCGCGACTACCCCTTCCGGCTGGAGGTGATTGACCTTGAGTACGATGCCGGGCTTGGCAGGGGTCGACACGAAATCGTCGAACGGCTCACCGAGCCGTATCTCTACATCGTTGACTCCGACAACCAGATGCCGACTAACGCGGAGATACTGGTCGACCAGCTCAAAGCCAATTGCGACCTCGGTGGTATCAGCGGCCTCTACGACGAGGGTGACGCACTCAACTGTGGCTCCCATGACCTGTTCGACGAGGGGTCGTATCTCGTTCGCGATCTCCGAACGACGAAGTCACCGGTCGACGTCGCCGGGCAGTCTCTCTACACGTTCGATTTCGTCCCTAATGTCGCCTTGTTCCGTGCGGAGTGTCTCCGTGACTACTCCTGGGACCCGGAGTACGTCATCGGCATGGAGCACCTCGATTTCTACCTCGGTCACAAGCGCCAGACCGACTGGACCTTCGCGACGAACCCACGCGTCATCTTCCCGCACGACAGGGGCGGTTCCCCGGCGTATCTGACGAACCGGACGGACAGCGAGAAACTCAGGGCGAGCCGGGAGTACTTCCTGCGCAAGTGGGACCTCGACGGTATCGTGAACATCCCGAACCGGTGGCTCCACACGTACGACCCGGACCGAGAGCGGACTCGTGCGCTCAAGTCGGTGTTCAGCACCGTCCTCCGGACTCTCCCACCAGCACTCAGTGTGGAACTCATCTCGCTGATCAACGACCACACCGGCTACCACCTGTGA
- a CDS encoding SDR family oxidoreductase codes for MEILVTGGAGFIGGHLAERFARDGHSVVALDNFDPFYDLDIKEHNVETGREAASEGGGSYELVEGDVRDAELVEELVADADYVYHQAAQAGVRPSVQNPRKYDEVNVDGTLNLLDACRDTGIERFVMASSSSVYGKPRYLPYDEEHPTTPVSPYGASKLSAERYACSYGEVYDFPVVALRYFTVYGPRMRPNMAISNFVSRCMNGEPPVIYGDGTQTRDFTFIDDVVEANVTLLDEDGADGQAVNIGSTDNIAIKTLAEEIRDQLAPELELEYSERHDADSEHTHADTELAEELLGYEATHTIREGVSAFIDWYEANREWYEPLVRRS; via the coding sequence ATGGAAATCCTCGTCACCGGCGGCGCGGGCTTCATCGGCGGCCACCTCGCCGAGCGGTTCGCCCGCGACGGACACAGCGTCGTCGCCCTGGACAACTTCGACCCGTTTTACGACCTCGACATCAAGGAGCACAACGTCGAAACCGGCCGCGAGGCGGCCAGCGAGGGCGGCGGCAGCTACGAACTCGTCGAAGGCGACGTGCGCGACGCCGAGCTGGTCGAAGAGCTCGTCGCCGACGCCGACTACGTCTACCACCAGGCGGCACAGGCGGGCGTGCGCCCGAGCGTCCAGAACCCCCGGAAGTACGACGAGGTCAACGTCGACGGGACCCTGAACCTGCTCGACGCCTGCCGCGATACGGGCATCGAGCGGTTCGTCATGGCCTCCTCGTCGTCGGTGTACGGGAAGCCCCGGTATCTCCCCTACGACGAGGAGCATCCGACGACGCCCGTGAGCCCCTACGGCGCCTCGAAACTGTCGGCCGAGCGCTACGCCTGTTCGTACGGCGAGGTGTACGACTTCCCCGTCGTCGCGCTTCGGTACTTCACGGTGTACGGCCCGCGGATGCGCCCGAACATGGCCATCTCGAACTTCGTCTCCCGGTGTATGAACGGCGAGCCGCCCGTGATATACGGGGACGGCACGCAGACGCGGGACTTCACGTTCATCGACGACGTTGTGGAGGCGAACGTAACGCTGCTGGACGAAGACGGGGCCGACGGGCAGGCCGTGAATATCGGCTCGACGGACAACATCGCAATCAAGACGCTGGCCGAGGAGATTCGCGACCAGCTGGCGCCCGAGCTGGAACTTGAGTATTCGGAGCGCCACGACGCTGATTCGGAGCACACCCACGCCGATACCGAACTGGCCGAGGAGCTGCTGGGGTACGAGGCGACGCATACGATTCGGGAGGGGGTCTCAGCGTTCATCGACTGGTACGAGGCCAATCGGGAGTGGTACGAGCCGCTGGTTCGGCGGTCGTGA